The Salmo salar chromosome ssa06, Ssal_v3.1, whole genome shotgun sequence genome window below encodes:
- the LOC106607504 gene encoding zinc finger protein 648: MNGAVYISFFQGQLESALEQVVQLAVQEITKTVGSSLNSVLMKTAVKEQENQRLKLKLQSLEFECNGVENGAAFNGGMEDNAATDRTKPETHTPSHCTERGVHANTQRLDQKGRVVGQLKMVMEHVLEFAVCELTKIVEASFDDLLLEMTKKEREHSALEEQLRRVAHRENGKGGVSRRCGSENNTAFPSGSEDTRQESRNVTVKIVRGQREQTETTNDSDKQAVLTVAQDWVPILDKVFGQKWCSDLWQIKELASGKGGEERTGGSGLGIVGSFPSLNALIRENLEPSPTSPLQDPQWMPLEDMEVLSSTLDTPQDPPATISTTVEESLRSPSMLHRLLTLPAQLLEEDENTMETIPLLPDASPGRAAVRRQNTESPNQTCPSPPKKKVAVSQEEEEEEEEDEEKEDKGTTTLDSKVKTVPLKGRKGYECKECGKKFSRAPLLKAHQQTHISTALAKTTAICCSECGKRFSQASRLQAHLRTHTGKKS; encoded by the exons ATGAACGGCGCCGTATACATTTCGTTTTTTCAAGGTCAGCTGGAATCTGCACTAGAGCAAGTAGTGCAACTCGCAGTCCAGGAAATAACCAAGACTGTTGGGTCAAGCTTGAATTCCGTGTTAATGAAAACGGCCGTCAAAGAACAAGAAAACCAACGACTTAAGTTAAAGCTTCAATCACTGGAGTTTGAATGTAATGGGGTAGAAAATGGAGCCGCGTTCAACGGTGGCATGGAAGACAACGCGGCCACGGATCGAACAAAGCCCGAGACACACACCCCCAGCCACTGCACAGAGCGCGGCGTGCACGCAAACACTCAAAGACTGGATCAAAAAGGACGAGTAGTGG GTCAGCTAAAGATGGTCATGGAGCATGTGCTGGAGTTTGCTGTGTGCGAGCTGACCAAAATCGTGGAGGCCAGTTTCGATGACCTGCTCCTGGAGATGACCAAGAAAGAGCGGGAGCACAGCGCTCTGGAGGAGCAGTTACGCCGTGTGGCTCACCGGGAGAACGGGAAGGGTGGGGTGTCAAGGAGGTGTGGGTCAGAAAACAACACAGCATTTCCCAGCGGCTCAGAGGACACTAGGCAGGAATCCAGAAACGTCACAGTCAAAAttgtcagaggacaaagggaGCAAACGGAGACAACAAATG ACAGTGACAAGCAAGCTGTCCTGACCGTAGCCCAGGACTGGGTCCCCATCCTGGACAAGGTCTTTGGGCAGAAGTGGTGCAGCGACCTGTGGCAAATCAAAGAGCTGGCTTCAGGGAAGGGGGGTGAGGAGCGGACCGGGGGATCTGGGCTGGGGATTGTGGGCTCCTTCCCCAGTCTGAACGCCCTGATCCGTGAAAACCTGGAGCCCTCCCCCACCAGCCCCCTGCAAGACCCCCAGTGGATGCCTCTGGAGGACATGGAGGTCCTCTCCTCGACCTTGGACACTCCGCAAGACCCTCCTGCTACCATAAGCACCACAG TTGAGGAGTCCCTCAGGTCTCCGTCGATGCTTCACCGGCTCCTCACACTCCCCGCTCAGCTCCTAGAGGAAGACGAGAACACCATGGAAACCATCCCCCTGCTCCCCGACGCTTCACCTGGCAGAGCAGCTGTGCGCCGTCAAAACACAGAATCACCTAACCAGACCTGCCCATCTCCTCCCAAGAAAAAGGTTGCTGTttcacaggaggaggaggaggaggaggaggaagacgaaGAGAAGGAAGACAAAGGGACAACGACGCTGGACTCAAAGGTGAAGACCGTGCCTCTCAAAGGCAGGAAGGGTTACGAGTGTAAAGAATGCGGCAAGAAGTTCAGCCGAGCGCCGCTCCTGAAAGCTCACCAGCAGACTCATATCAGCACAGCACTGGCGAAGACGACAGCAATCTGCTGTTCCGAGTGCGGGAAACGCTTCTCCCAGGCATCCCGGCTACAGGCGCACCTACGAACACACACTGGGAAAAAGTCTTGA